The segment GTAAAATAGAAAATCCCACAAATTATTCTAACAAAGATGCCTCTCAGGTGTAGACATGCCAGGAATGAACAAGAAGAGTGTCACACTCATGGATGTCATGGTCGTGTGCATTCCCAAGGGCTGGTTTTCACCAAGGCTGCAACATGGCATGCAGCCTCACCCATGCAGCTGAGATGGGGAGCAAGGAGTCTTTAAAATTTCAGGGTGCTTCCATGTAGAAGATGTTTGCATTAGAGCAAAAGAtgctggtcccaagaacccctcaGAGCTCAGAGGCCCTGGCCCTGTGTACCCCACTTCTGGTGATACAGCATGAGAGGGCACAAGAGAGATGCATAGACACTCCAGAGTTTATGCAACAGTCCATCTTTCCAAAGGCCACATATGTTTCTCTTTTATGCCTGTGCTTTATGCCTTAATTTGATAATTTCCATGGGTCCTGTCCTTGTCTCTTTGTCACTCTCTACTTTTACTATGTTTAAAAGttatcagaaaaaatattttaaaaactacctaACATGAGACATAGGAAAAAAAGCAGTTGGGTCAAAATACCTAAAAAGGAAGGATGCTTAAATAAGAACCATATAAAACAGACACAATAATCTGAAAATACACATCAGACTTTAGTGGGATAGCTATAATAGCAGTTTGCAAAACTtgattgtttctgtttgtttaattttgatttttcaaaGCCTGAATTTGTGATTCCTTGACCTTCTTAAGCTCAtgtttaaaatgtgtgtgtgtgtgtgtgtgtgtgtgtgtgtgtgtgtgtatgtgtaagatTAGGTATTGCagactcctttctttctctcttcctccctccctccctccttccctccttccttccttcctcccttcctccctcccttccttccttccttccagcatTTTGTGTTCCAGCAAGGCCCTGAGTGGGAGTGCCCATCCATGTGACTCCCCACTGCCATCATCATTTGCAGTGGTGAGCCCCTGAACTTTCACCACAGCTGGAGGGGCCCTAAAAGGGCCACCACACCCCTGTGGGGAAACCACATGAGAAGTGAAATCTTTAGCATGAGATAGGCTTCTAGAAAAAAAGGGATTACAAGACTAAAGCACAGCCTGAATTTTTCACAAGCCTGGGGTTTGGGCATGTGTTTGTTCACAGGAAATACAGATCGAGCCATTAGAGCTGCTGATGCATCTGAGAACAAACAGTGAAAAGGAGCCATACAGGTGAGGACTGAGAAGGGCCAGATGCAGTATTGCACCAGGATCTCGTCTGCTTTTTTTGAGAGACCAGTGTCCAGAAAGCACCGGGGCTCTCTACGAGATAATGGTCTTCATTCTGTGGGGTCTCCATTCTGTGGGGACAAAACACAAGCAACTTAACTCATTAAAATTGACCTCAAGATCTAAGAAAATGTTCTCTGCCCTTCACTCTCCCATTCATGGTTTCCTACCTTTCAAAggtgaattttttttcctaaggttctgtctctcttttcctATCTTTGTCTCTTGCCCCtaactcttttttctttctttttcttttctatgtctcctttttatgtttccttatttACTCTGCCTCACCTTTTtatctttctgattttctttcataTCTCTCTAACTCCTTCTGCTTTAACAGACCATAATATGAAATtggattctatttttaaatatttatgaataaatttgTATATCCTCTATTCTTAATGTTTAATTCAAGTGAGTTGAAGAGTTTAATTCTCTCTGTGCTAATTACACATTAATCACTTCCGTGTTAGGTTGTTGGAAAGACTTACAGGCTTCAGACAGGTCACACTGGTGACAGAGCTTTAATGTCAGCAGGCGGTACAACACTGCAACAGCGGGAGTAAGATATGCGTGGGAAGAAGGGCCCAGAGATCTCAGCCTCGACTTTCTGTGTCCCTCCACTGTTGGGCCCCGTAGAACAAGCTTTGTATCCAGTTCTCAGATCCCCACCAGGATATGTGCAAACTCCTCCATTCCAGGAAGTCTCAGCTCTCCTGGTGCTGGCATCTCTTACAGTGATACTTACGTAAGTACATTCCAGCTACCCGACCTCCTTGACCATCAAAACCTTCAGCTTGACCGCAACTGGGAGCTAGGGGTGAATCCCATCCCTCTCAGTCAGACGGGCTGGTACACCTGCCCCCAAACTCACAGACCCATCGTGGCAAAGCAACGTTAATCTCCAGGTCACACGTTTAGTTAGTACATTTAGCAGTTCTGATCAGTGCAGCTCTAGGAGCCTATAGATAAGTATTTGGTCAACTCAGTCTTACTGAGATTATCCCATACTAAgcactctttctcttaaaaacaaaatcctaCTAAACTGCTCTACTTCATATTTAAGCTGGAAGCAAATGGCTCTTTGCTCTGAGTATGAAGTCATTGTTTTCAGAATAGATTCCCCCCAAGACCGGTTTAAACAAAATGGAAGGGATGGGCTGCCGCGGGCTGGTCGTCCTCCCTCTGGCAAGCCCCCTTCTCAGCCCTCACCTTCCACTTCATCTCCTGGATGGCCCTTTCCACCTCCTCCAGGGCTCGCTCTCTCCTCTCCACAGCCTTTTCCCGCCATTCCACTGCGCGCTCCCTCCTGAGCACGTccttctccctctggctggcccacAAAGCCAGAGCCCCCACCTGCTCCAGGAGCCTGGCCCAGTCACCCTCAATGCCCACGGGGAGCTGGGCCCCTTGGGGCCTAGGATCCTGGCGCTGTCCTGCCTGGCTGTGGCCActcttctccagctcctctctGTGCATGCTTTTCAGATGCTTCCACAGGGCTGTGGTGCCCACGTTAACCCCAGGGCCCCGGCTCACCTGCCTGCCACACAGGCGGCAGGTGGCATATTGGTTGGGGTGGTGCCCCACACGAACTGGGGCCAGGTGGAAGTACTCCCATGCCTCAGAAAACCGGCTCCCCTTGTTGTGGGGCACAGGGGTGGGCATGGCACCCGCCAAAGGTTCTCGCCTCTCACTGGTCTCCTGCTCCTCCTTCATGTCTAAGTCCCCTTTTGCCTTCATCcttgtttcctcctcttcctcctcttctcgcCTCATCCTATGTCCTCTACAGCTTTCCTTAACCCAAAAATCTTAATTAAAGCACAGCTAAGGCAAAGGAGTACTTGGGAAGGGATGATGGGGATTCGCAATTAAGGCAAAGGCTGGGCCCGCCTGAATGCTGTGATGTTTCCTCCTTTCTGCTTCACTGGAGAGTCAGGGTGAGTCAGAGCCAAGCAAAATGGCCTTGGAGGCTCTTGTGCACACCTCCCTCCTTGCCCCAGATGCACACCGATCCCTCCTTGGCTGCACCAAAAAGATGAAACAAATGAGTCCAGCAATTACAAAGCTCTTCAATGAGCTCAGTGTTCTCTACGACAGCCACCACCAGGAGTGTTTTTGAacattttagattttctcttGATGCTCCTCCTGGCTGCTTGCACTATTTCTGTGCTTCCGGATACAAATAAAATAGGCTCTGGAGACAGAAGGAGCAGCCTCAGGGTTCAGGCTGTTCAGGAGCCCCAGGGCTGGGGCCTCACCAGGTCTTCCTTGGTGTTGGCAGAAGCAGGCATGGGCAGACGCTGCTGTGGGAGAGACTCATGCTTTCTAAGAACTGTTGCCACAAGCAGTCCAGAGGCTACAAagcctgccaggggctgggaactGAAGTTCCCAGTAGGAGGTCAGCTTGTCCCTAGAGAGGTCCATATAGTGCTGGGATCCTACGAAATCTGAGCAGCAGGCTTAGCTGTTTTCAGCAGGAGGAGCCAGCATGCACGGAGGAGAGAAAGGTGGAGCACATCTGCACACACTGGGTGTCGCCTGGTTGTCCTTGGCAAGCAGTCACCACGTTTCACCTTTCCTGGCACATCACCTGCAAAGCCGACAGCTGGTAAGACCTCCCTGACAGCAGCTCACTCCAGATGGTTGGCTCGGTTATCCCATTTTAAGATATATAAGTAAATGGGAAAttatgttacatttttaaaacagtcTGATTTCTCTCTTTTACCTTGGGACATTTCTTAAGTGACTGAGAGTCTTATTCATCAAGCTTTGCAACCCCAAATGGTTAGCACACTTCCCCCAGCCCCAAGTGGGTACTTACAGCAATCAGGGCTCTGGATGGTGGTGGCTCCCGCACAGGGCGAGCCCGCCCGCGTGCCTCCAGAGCTGTGTGCTGACTCCTGCTCCCAGGAGAAGGGCACCTCCAGTTCCGGTTCCTCCCATTTCCAGGGAAGCCTTATTGCCAAGTGGGTGTGTCCCCGCTTGTCGGGTTTTTCTGCAACACAGACACAAATGCAAAAtttttctccctccccctctaCCCCTCAAAAAAGATGTTCCTGGCAAGTGTTGTGTAGTAAAACAGTAATTCAAGCACCTACAAGTTTTAGTTCTGTTTCCAGATGACTAGATCATGGGCCTCTCAAGCAAAGAGATttaagtggggggggggggtgaaagGGTAAAAGAGGGGCAGAGAAACCACAGGTCTCAAGAATGTCTGtgactttaaatattttgttcaatTGTCAGACCCTGAATCTCAAGTTTTGGTTTTGGAAAATCAAAGACTGAAGAATTTGCAGAAAGGGGAAGATTCAGGGAAAAGAAATCCCCCAAATTTAAAGAAATAGGGCAAATTAAGAAACAGATTTGGGGTcactttt is part of the Manis pentadactyla isolate mManPen7 chromosome 1, mManPen7.hap1, whole genome shotgun sequence genome and harbors:
- the ZBED2 gene encoding zinc finger BED domain-containing protein 2; this translates as MRREEEEEEETRMKAKGDLDMKEEQETSERREPLAGAMPTPVPHNKGSRFSEAWEYFHLAPVRVGHHPNQYATCRLCGRQVSRGPGVNVGTTALWKHLKSMHREELEKSGHSQAGQRQDPRPQGAQLPVGIEGDWARLLEQVGALALWASQREKDVLRRERAVEWREKAVERRERALEEVERAIQEMKWKVRAEKGACQREDDQPAAAHPFHFV